One Paenibacillus crassostreae DNA segment encodes these proteins:
- a CDS encoding 4'-phosphopantetheinyl transferase superfamily protein, whose protein sequence is MDIVKCSVINTNCDQLIYFQINTSGGRLLRFEKERLKDIAKQKLTSDLPFIAISYAYPHVIIWYSMYRIAVDIECNNKMKISYAPIFTNKEELTYFGKLFREHSELKLLTMIWTWKEAVGKYFGVGLKYGYQTIQIEDNHFHISPVILKGVCTLEYMWGINDEFAITMIRSENIKTYTLTQLQTALGLKTCRTMFYV, encoded by the coding sequence ATGGACATTGTGAAATGTTCTGTTATAAATACAAATTGTGATCAACTCATCTATTTTCAAATTAATACTTCAGGTGGACGGCTACTCCGTTTTGAAAAAGAACGGTTAAAGGATATTGCCAAGCAAAAATTAACAAGTGATTTACCTTTTATTGCAATCAGTTATGCATATCCACATGTCATCATATGGTATTCCATGTACAGAATAGCGGTAGATATCGAGTGTAACAACAAGATGAAAATTTCTTATGCTCCAATATTTACGAACAAAGAGGAGTTGACCTATTTTGGGAAACTCTTCAGAGAACACTCTGAGTTGAAACTTCTAACGATGATATGGACATGGAAAGAAGCAGTGGGAAAGTATTTTGGTGTCGGGTTGAAATACGGATATCAGACGATTCAAATCGAAGATAATCATTTTCATATATCTCCTGTTATATTAAAGGGCGTATGCACATTAGAATATATGTGGGGTATAAATGATGAATTTGCAATTACAATGATTCGTTCCGAGAACATCAAAACATACACTTTAACTCAGTTGCAAACGGCTTTGGGATTAAAAACATGTCGTACTATGTTCTATGTATGA
- a CDS encoding vWA domain-containing protein, which yields MTKKSKFFLLSVMLVVLVFGIVYIGVNLTSNFGKTDKEVSVEDAGERLNKLYSKISVTTETPVKGQIDLNPIDVAESLPDISKFPITVDNTSDYYVEIFSSTEKSGTGVDGWLTDVATEFNKANIDINGKTASVQIRNIASGTATDYIKSGKYVPDAFTPSNELWGEMVKASGVNIQLVSNRLVGNVPGIVMSKVKYDALIDTYGSVNVKTVTEAIANNELSMGYTDPFASSTGLNFLVTALNTFDSSNILGDQAVQGFEKFQANVPFIASTTLQMRDAAKSGMLDGFVLEYQTFANAADLKDAYVFTPFGVRHDSPLYALGDVPTDKLDIIQKFAEFVEQEKYQKSATEKGFNHLDEYKSELAVVEGSLLSSAQKVWKEKKNGSKPITAVFVTDVSGSMAGEPLNRLKESLLSGQKYLGKDNSIGLVSYSSGVSINLPIGKYDTNQQSMFVGTVNSLQASGGTATFDGIIVALKMLQDELALHPDVKPIIFVLSDGETNEGFSLKDIKGLIETYKIPIYTIGYNANIEALQSISSINEAASINADTDDVVYKIGNLFNVQM from the coding sequence ATGACAAAGAAGAGTAAATTTTTCTTACTATCAGTTATGCTCGTGGTATTGGTGTTCGGTATTGTATATATAGGGGTTAATCTGACCTCGAATTTTGGGAAAACAGATAAAGAAGTATCCGTCGAAGATGCAGGTGAACGATTAAATAAGCTCTATTCCAAAATATCGGTAACTACGGAGACACCAGTAAAAGGACAAATCGATCTTAATCCCATTGATGTTGCAGAATCTTTACCCGATATATCTAAATTTCCTATTACCGTAGACAATACATCGGATTATTATGTAGAAATATTCTCTTCGACTGAGAAGTCGGGTACAGGTGTTGATGGCTGGTTAACGGATGTGGCAACTGAGTTCAATAAAGCCAACATAGACATCAACGGAAAAACGGCTTCTGTACAGATTCGGAATATTGCGTCAGGTACTGCCACCGATTACATCAAATCAGGGAAATATGTACCGGACGCTTTCACACCTTCTAACGAGTTATGGGGTGAAATGGTAAAAGCGAGTGGTGTTAATATTCAATTAGTATCGAATCGTCTCGTTGGGAATGTTCCTGGTATTGTTATGTCCAAAGTTAAATACGATGCACTAATAGATACTTACGGGTCAGTAAATGTCAAAACAGTTACGGAAGCCATCGCCAATAACGAGTTGTCTATGGGTTATACGGATCCGTTCGCAAGTTCAACAGGATTAAATTTTCTTGTAACAGCACTTAATACTTTTGATAGTTCAAATATTTTAGGTGATCAGGCTGTTCAGGGTTTTGAGAAATTCCAAGCTAATGTGCCATTTATTGCATCTACCACTTTACAAATGCGTGATGCGGCGAAATCTGGGATGCTTGACGGTTTTGTTTTGGAATACCAGACTTTTGCGAACGCTGCTGACTTAAAGGATGCGTATGTATTTACTCCTTTTGGTGTGAGGCATGATAGTCCGTTGTACGCATTAGGTGATGTACCAACAGATAAGTTGGACATCATTCAAAAGTTTGCAGAGTTCGTTGAGCAAGAGAAATACCAGAAATCAGCCACAGAAAAAGGGTTCAATCATCTTGATGAATATAAGTCTGAACTTGCAGTAGTTGAGGGTAGTCTTCTATCTTCAGCCCAGAAGGTGTGGAAGGAAAAGAAGAATGGAAGTAAACCAATTACAGCAGTATTCGTTACCGATGTTTCTGGTAGTATGGCAGGCGAGCCGTTAAACCGCTTGAAAGAATCGTTATTATCGGGGCAAAAGTATCTAGGCAAAGATAACAGTATCGGTCTTGTCTCTTATTCTAGTGGTGTATCCATTAACCTCCCTATTGGGAAGTATGATACGAATCAGCAATCGATGTTTGTGGGTACTGTGAATAGCCTGCAAGCGAGTGGGGGCACAGCTACTTTTGATGGAATCATCGTGGCTCTAAAAATGCTTCAAGATGAATTAGCACTTCATCCCGATGTTAAGCCAATCATCTTTGTCTTAAGCGATGGTGAGACGAACGAGGGATTTTCACTCAAGGATATCAAGGGGTTAATTGAGACCTACAAGATTCCTATATATACGATTGGATATAATGCCAACATAGAAGCCCTTCAAAGTATTTCTAGTATTAATGAAGCAGCTAGCATAAATGCAGATACAGATGATGTAGTCTATAAAATTGGAAACTTGTTTAATGTCCAAATGTAG
- a CDS encoding aspartate aminotransferase family protein — MQMQEYIKNKPLIIQRSEGKYLFDDKNHAIYDGVSSLLNASYGHNIEQIISSMKEQLDILDNNSLFLSTNEQSVLLAKKIIELTNGHFSNVFFTNSGSEATETALKIARKYTFRKKGIGNGKVIALRNSYHGSTMCATLLSGNEHDIQGISFDAGFIQVPFPEPLYYSSDEIEEKVDEHILELREMVIRNPDVSAIITEIVQLSNKASVVPSSFLEKIRSLCNEFEILWIVDEIATGFGRTGSYFAYQSLDVDPDILLLGKAISGGYVPLGAVCVIRPIYDAFIGKVQEGNELAHGFTTSGHPLACNASLACIRFLEENNLVENANEKGHILFESLNKLIQNYDFVLTISGKGLLLSIIFKPGIKVPMMREWGIAHLISKRLIHYGLLLYPDSDDSLIIAPPLTITDEDIHFITDTLSEVFSLFSNIIAYE; from the coding sequence ATGCAGATGCAGGAATATATCAAAAACAAGCCACTTATTATTCAGAGAAGCGAAGGTAAATATCTATTTGATGATAAGAATCATGCTATATACGATGGAGTTTCGAGCTTATTAAATGCAAGTTATGGCCATAACATTGAACAGATTATTAGCTCTATGAAAGAACAGCTAGACATACTGGATAATAATAGTTTATTCCTATCAACTAATGAGCAATCCGTATTATTGGCTAAAAAAATAATCGAACTAACGAATGGTCATTTCTCCAATGTGTTTTTTACAAATAGTGGTTCTGAAGCAACAGAGACTGCTCTGAAAATAGCAAGGAAATATACTTTTAGAAAAAAAGGAATTGGAAATGGCAAAGTCATTGCTCTCAGAAACAGCTACCATGGGTCTACCATGTGTGCAACGCTTTTGTCTGGAAATGAACACGATATTCAAGGTATTTCGTTTGATGCTGGCTTTATACAAGTCCCTTTTCCGGAACCCCTTTATTACTCATCCGACGAAATTGAAGAGAAAGTGGATGAACACATCTTAGAGTTAAGAGAGATGGTAATACGCAATCCAGATGTATCAGCGATTATTACGGAGATTGTACAACTCTCCAATAAAGCATCCGTGGTTCCAAGTTCTTTTTTAGAAAAGATAAGATCTCTTTGTAATGAATTTGAGATATTGTGGATTGTAGATGAAATTGCAACAGGATTCGGAAGAACAGGTAGCTACTTTGCCTATCAATCATTAGATGTGGATCCTGATATTTTATTGTTAGGGAAAGCTATCAGTGGTGGTTATGTTCCATTAGGAGCAGTGTGTGTGATTAGGCCCATTTACGATGCCTTTATAGGGAAGGTTCAAGAGGGAAACGAACTCGCTCATGGATTCACTACATCTGGTCATCCGCTAGCTTGTAATGCTTCATTAGCTTGTATTCGATTCTTAGAAGAAAACAACTTAGTAGAGAACGCGAATGAAAAAGGACATATCTTGTTTGAATCATTAAATAAACTAATTCAAAACTATGATTTTGTCTTAACCATAAGTGGAAAAGGACTTTTACTGTCTATTATTTTTAAACCTGGAATAAAAGTCCCTATGATGCGTGAATGGGGTATCGCACATTTGATATCTAAACGACTTATTCATTATGGGCTACTGCTATATCCGGATAGCGACGATAGTCTAATTATTGCACCTCCACTTACCATTACTGATGAGGATATCCATTTTATTACCGATACATTATCCGAAGTATTCAGTTTGTTTTCCAATATTATCGCCTATGAATAA
- a CDS encoding dihydrofolate reductase family protein, with product MSNQRKLVLFIATSLDGYIATQNESLDWLFNVEGEGDNGYSEFYETVDTILMGKKTYDWIMKHEPGEFPYINKECYVFTRSHVEDTKDVKFVNEDIVSFTNKLKKEKGKNIWIVGGGDLLHSFINKKLIDELILTVAPSLIGKGIPLFKEGNYQTELSLIGTRHFNQFVELHYEVKKEISQ from the coding sequence ATGAGTAATCAACGGAAATTGGTTTTGTTTATTGCTACGAGTTTAGATGGGTATATAGCTACACAAAATGAGTCTTTAGATTGGTTATTTAACGTTGAAGGGGAGGGGGATAATGGTTATTCAGAGTTTTATGAAACTGTGGACACCATATTAATGGGTAAAAAAACTTATGATTGGATAATGAAACACGAACCAGGAGAATTCCCATATATAAATAAAGAATGTTACGTTTTTACGAGATCACATGTAGAAGACACTAAAGATGTTAAATTCGTTAATGAGGATATAGTTAGTTTCACTAATAAACTAAAAAAAGAAAAGGGGAAAAACATTTGGATTGTTGGTGGAGGGGATTTATTACATTCCTTTATAAACAAAAAATTAATTGATGAACTTATACTAACAGTTGCTCCTTCTTTAATTGGTAAAGGAATACCGTTATTTAAAGAGGGAAATTATCAAACAGAACTTTCTTTAATAGGTACAAGGCATTTCAATCAATTTGTTGAACTCCATTATGAAGTTAAAAAAGAGATATCACAGTAA
- a CDS encoding FtsX-like permease family protein, which yields MLMKHCSRYLLNKNLFLFSSIQLMIIITSFLAFTLVTINLNIKAVQEEYHNLNQEDFQFIANSTAYDTTDPVAYNNAIKTLENKYGFESEIQRSKYASLNGNNYRIIKNNQKINQFYYVEGSMAVNQNEIVIDVDTAEEMKLSIGDTFEFLDNKYMVKGIASFSGLVNPNMSATNFQIYRSESSNLVSVNDKVYDSLNLEEKVYTSGLWLNGSQQISSDDASYVQESSHNPETKTLDLRIQMFQTIVGVSVSVMSSIVAIMLALILIRMIQENLKVFGILKAIGYRNVELVLSFIPLVLLLVIPVVIGLLIAELLQPFLFRFMNTESMIPFLNVNMDWSSISVVLAIYFLIVMTFSFSVIYLYLGKQPIRLIWNSHVDKNGLLKRILLKITTRKNFLGSLSYKIMFRNLFVLCLIIFSGFALAVQLFISFAMANFPNQIVNAVEEQYHYKYNTVFKNSLSFSKIDFTDMDAQGYVKRNMKMDSTDGSEDVSLIALETNGTSQYINFYDYDTHKDITGQLENGIIVSKWFANKYSLRVGDTVSVMDQDHTILLQIAGTHLELQGSELYTSLAYYGESFTEPTEAYHGLYSNQLLNIDSNDIRNTLLQSDIIEAMRMSVENYKGISGGMLVLGILLGGVLLSISISIAIKTGEKNILLFKSFGYTNREINRVCIIGNIYPLMIGIIVSIPYYIVLSGLLFGELSKSTRVFLPMQLTLTSVLIVIGGTILFFAIIASIYMMKLNKIKSFPKLLVE from the coding sequence ATGTTAATGAAACATTGCTCTAGATATTTATTAAACAAGAATCTATTTTTGTTCTCATCCATTCAACTTATGATAATCATCACAAGTTTTCTTGCTTTTACGTTAGTAACCATCAATTTGAATATCAAAGCCGTACAAGAAGAGTACCACAATCTTAATCAAGAAGATTTTCAATTTATTGCGAACTCAACTGCATATGATACCACTGATCCGGTCGCGTATAACAACGCAATAAAAACCTTAGAGAATAAATATGGATTTGAAAGTGAAATACAACGCTCTAAATATGCTTCCTTGAATGGAAACAATTATAGAATCATAAAAAATAATCAGAAAATAAATCAATTCTATTATGTAGAAGGTTCCATGGCGGTAAATCAAAATGAAATTGTAATCGATGTGGATACAGCTGAAGAAATGAAACTGAGTATAGGAGACACGTTTGAATTTTTGGACAATAAATATATGGTAAAAGGTATTGCCAGCTTCTCTGGCCTTGTTAATCCGAATATGAGCGCCACAAACTTTCAAATTTATAGGTCCGAATCTTCTAACTTAGTGTCTGTCAATGATAAGGTATATGATTCATTGAATCTGGAGGAAAAAGTATATACTTCAGGATTATGGTTAAATGGGTCTCAACAGATTTCTAGTGATGATGCGTCTTATGTCCAAGAAAGTAGCCATAATCCAGAAACGAAGACACTTGATCTTAGAATTCAAATGTTTCAAACCATTGTTGGTGTTTCGGTCTCTGTCATGTCTTCGATTGTTGCTATTATGCTTGCCTTAATTCTTATTAGGATGATCCAAGAGAACTTAAAAGTATTTGGAATTCTTAAGGCAATCGGATATAGAAATGTTGAGCTCGTGTTGAGTTTTATCCCGCTAGTCCTATTATTAGTGATTCCCGTGGTTATTGGCTTACTCATCGCTGAATTATTACAGCCATTCCTGTTTAGATTTATGAATACGGAATCGATGATACCTTTCTTAAATGTTAATATGGATTGGTCTTCGATCAGCGTAGTATTGGCGATTTACTTTTTAATAGTTATGACGTTTTCATTCTCTGTCATTTATCTGTACCTTGGCAAACAACCGATACGTCTTATTTGGAACAGTCATGTTGATAAGAATGGTCTCCTAAAAAGAATTCTGTTAAAAATCACAACTCGCAAAAACTTCCTAGGGAGTTTATCTTATAAAATAATGTTCAGAAATTTATTCGTATTGTGTCTAATTATTTTTTCGGGTTTTGCATTAGCAGTTCAACTATTTATAAGTTTTGCTATGGCTAATTTCCCTAATCAGATCGTAAACGCAGTTGAAGAACAATATCACTATAAATATAATACCGTATTTAAAAATAGCTTAAGTTTCTCCAAGATAGATTTCACAGATATGGACGCACAAGGATATGTAAAAAGGAATATGAAGATGGATAGTACGGATGGAAGCGAAGATGTCTCGTTGATTGCGCTAGAGACAAATGGCACAAGCCAGTATATTAATTTCTACGATTATGATACTCATAAAGATATTACTGGACAACTAGAGAATGGAATTATCGTTAGTAAGTGGTTTGCCAATAAATACAGCTTAAGGGTCGGAGATACTGTGTCCGTTATGGATCAAGACCATACGATTCTACTTCAAATTGCAGGAACCCACTTAGAATTACAGGGAAGCGAGTTATATACGTCTTTGGCTTATTATGGGGAATCTTTCACAGAACCCACCGAAGCATATCATGGATTATACAGTAATCAACTCTTGAATATCGATTCGAACGATATCCGCAATACACTGTTACAAAGTGATATTATTGAAGCAATGAGAATGTCTGTTGAAAACTATAAGGGTATTTCCGGAGGAATGCTTGTATTAGGAATTTTACTTGGGGGAGTATTGCTAAGTATTTCTATTTCAATCGCCATCAAAACTGGAGAAAAAAATATACTCTTGTTCAAATCATTTGGTTATACGAACAGAGAAATAAATCGTGTCTGTATTATAGGAAATATATATCCATTAATGATAGGAATTATTGTTTCGATACCTTACTATATTGTTTTAAGTGGATTACTGTTTGGTGAACTATCTAAGTCAACAAGGGTTTTTCTTCCTATGCAGTTGACTCTAACCAGTGTGTTGATCGTAATAGGAGGGACAATATTATTCTTCGCGATTATTGCTAGTATATATATGATGAAACTTAACAAAATCAAATCATTCCCAAAATTGCTGGTAGAATAA
- a CDS encoding SDR family NAD(P)-dependent oxidoreductase, with amino-acid sequence MRDFKDKVAVITGAASGIGRAIALHCAQEEMKVVLADIDEEALASVKEELLLAGVDILTLTLDVTKEEDIQRLADKTIETFGSVDMLFNNAGVESSSLLWNTPIEEWEWVLNVNLWGVIHAIRVFIPMMLEQQTKCYVINTASRVGLESGPGIGIYRVTKHALVSLSETLYHELKLVNSKIQVAVLCPGYVQTQLYNSNRNAPDNVKHIKKKVVSPMEKIIERMNKDAMLNGMDPYEIAKKTFEDIRKGTFYILPDSNSKISVQQRMEDILKDRNPTAHLPR; translated from the coding sequence ATGAGGGATTTTAAAGATAAAGTAGCTGTCATAACCGGAGCTGCAAGTGGAATTGGGCGCGCTATTGCCCTACATTGTGCGCAAGAAGAAATGAAGGTTGTATTGGCTGATATTGATGAAGAGGCTCTTGCAAGTGTTAAAGAAGAACTGTTATTAGCTGGGGTAGATATCCTTACTTTAACGCTTGATGTGACGAAAGAAGAAGATATTCAACGATTAGCTGACAAGACCATAGAGACTTTTGGAAGTGTAGATATGTTATTCAATAATGCTGGAGTTGAATCAAGCTCTTTATTATGGAACACTCCCATTGAAGAATGGGAATGGGTTCTCAATGTGAATCTATGGGGTGTAATTCATGCCATTAGGGTGTTTATTCCAATGATGCTTGAACAACAAACGAAGTGTTATGTCATTAATACAGCATCGCGAGTAGGTCTTGAGAGTGGGCCTGGAATTGGAATTTATCGTGTAACGAAACATGCCCTCGTCAGTCTTTCTGAAACATTGTATCACGAATTAAAGTTGGTTAATTCAAAAATCCAAGTCGCTGTTCTTTGTCCGGGGTATGTTCAAACGCAACTTTATAATTCAAATCGAAATGCCCCTGATAATGTTAAACATATTAAAAAGAAAGTTGTATCCCCTATGGAGAAAATCATAGAGCGGATGAACAAAGACGCCATGTTAAATGGTATGGATCCTTATGAGATAGCGAAGAAAACATTCGAAGATATTAGAAAAGGGACATTCTATATTCTTCCCGATTCAAATTCAAAAATTAGTGTTCAACAAAGAATGGAGGATATCTTAAAAGATAGGAATCCTACGGCTCACTTACCTAGATGA
- a CDS encoding ABC transporter ATP-binding protein, with protein MYSINNLNKHYSNGEISHQVLNDITVTIGTGEFLAILGPSGSGKSTFLNVLGGLDREFEGNVLFMGHDLGSYNEKQMVAFRRENIAFIFQEYHLLPTLTVYENVKVGQYLNKKNSSVDEILEKVGLKEHKHKFPNQLSGGQKQRVAIARALIKGPKVIFCDEPTGALDSSTAKMIMKLLLDLNKEHNVTVIMVTHNQELVKISNRYIRMMDGRILSTIHNKQTSDLDEIGW; from the coding sequence ATGTATTCAATTAACAATTTAAACAAGCATTACAGTAATGGTGAAATTTCACATCAAGTTCTCAATGATATCACTGTAACTATTGGCACAGGGGAGTTTTTGGCTATTCTAGGTCCTTCGGGTTCAGGGAAGTCAACTTTTCTAAATGTTCTTGGTGGACTGGATCGTGAATTCGAAGGAAATGTATTATTTATGGGTCATGATTTAGGTTCGTACAATGAAAAGCAAATGGTTGCTTTCCGCAGGGAGAATATCGCCTTTATTTTTCAAGAGTATCATTTACTACCGACATTGACCGTATATGAGAATGTGAAAGTAGGTCAATATCTGAATAAAAAGAACAGCTCAGTCGATGAAATATTAGAAAAAGTCGGATTGAAAGAACATAAACATAAGTTTCCAAATCAACTTTCAGGTGGACAAAAGCAGCGTGTTGCTATCGCCCGTGCGCTGATTAAAGGACCGAAGGTTATTTTTTGTGACGAACCTACAGGGGCTTTGGATAGTTCTACTGCAAAAATGATTATGAAATTATTGTTAGATTTGAATAAAGAACATAACGTTACCGTCATTATGGTTACACACAATCAAGAGTTGGTAAAGATATCAAATCGTTATATACGAATGATGGATGGAAGAATTCTATCCACAATACATAATAAACAGACATCTGATCTTGATGAGATTGGATGGTGA
- a CDS encoding toxic anion resistance protein, translating to MSFTMELPSQEEIKVAIEEEVKPVPEEVAKLKEVAENNVAAIMALDFESLDKRKEILQSIDTFGLNTMKSSSDKNTLLQVSVGNLSKTGDEGGQVAQGLAELHTQLKDLDPSAIDFAKKGFLGKLFNPLRAYFLKYQKADVVIADIVVSLDKGKSTLKNDNTTLEIEQQTLRELTKRLQKEIQLGMLMDESIDSQIEAAKLRNEDPDKIRFITEEVLFPLRQRVMDLQQMLVVNQQGIMAIEVVIRNNKELIRGVDRAKNVTISALKISVTVASALYNQKIVLKKIELLNQTTNDLIAGTSRLLKNQGVEIQKQSLEASISVDTMKQAFTDVLSALDSISTYKQEALPRMRETINQFRELADSGETQIQRLEKGRKLGL from the coding sequence ATGTCATTTACAATGGAATTACCAAGTCAAGAAGAGATCAAAGTAGCGATCGAAGAAGAGGTTAAGCCCGTTCCCGAAGAAGTGGCTAAGCTGAAAGAAGTGGCCGAGAACAACGTCGCAGCGATTATGGCATTAGATTTCGAATCTCTAGATAAGCGAAAAGAAATACTGCAGTCCATTGATACTTTTGGTCTTAATACAATGAAATCATCCTCAGATAAGAATACTTTACTTCAAGTGTCGGTAGGCAATCTCTCGAAGACAGGCGATGAAGGTGGGCAAGTAGCTCAAGGTCTAGCTGAATTGCACACACAATTGAAGGATCTGGACCCGAGTGCGATAGACTTTGCTAAGAAAGGTTTCCTCGGAAAGCTATTCAATCCGTTACGTGCTTACTTTCTTAAGTATCAAAAAGCAGATGTTGTCATTGCGGATATTGTTGTCTCTTTAGATAAGGGGAAGTCAACGCTTAAGAACGATAACACTACTTTAGAGATTGAACAACAGACGTTGCGTGAGCTGACCAAAAGATTGCAAAAAGAAATTCAGCTTGGCATGTTGATGGATGAATCAATTGATTCGCAAATCGAAGCGGCAAAACTACGTAATGAAGATCCTGACAAGATTCGTTTCATTACTGAAGAAGTACTGTTCCCTCTACGGCAGCGGGTCATGGATTTACAGCAGATGTTAGTAGTCAACCAGCAGGGGATTATGGCTATCGAAGTAGTCATTAGAAACAATAAGGAACTGATTCGTGGGGTAGATAGAGCTAAGAATGTTACGATTTCGGCATTGAAAATATCCGTAACCGTAGCAAGTGCTCTGTATAATCAGAAGATTGTTTTGAAAAAAATAGAGCTCTTAAATCAAACCACCAACGATCTGATTGCTGGAACTTCCAGACTGTTGAAGAATCAAGGAGTTGAGATCCAGAAACAATCGCTAGAAGCTAGTATATCGGTAGACACGATGAAACAAGCTTTTACGGATGTGTTGTCGGCTCTCGATTCAATCAGCACGTACAAGCAAGAGGCTTTGCCTAGAATGAGAGAAACGATTAATCAATTCCGAGAATTGGCTGATAGCGGCGAGACACAGATTCAACGTCTGGAGAAAGGACGTAAGTTGGGTCTGTAA
- a CDS encoding phytoene desaturase family protein has translation MNKFDITVVGGGISGLLISCLLVARGYHVCLLESGSRLGGYLQNITKDQIPYGAHHIAIPDRGFIDQLFQHINIKISSELIPADDITIFHNGKRYDLSFKLDDLRKQLTLYFPNEEVQINKFINYVRSFAQALAADNKEDIKSIFMDTVFKSFEQFLKTYFQDTKLIGVLSAIGPSYADVYLEDSAFSYLSLFATYGGGTYYFKDYGESLIKSLREYMDNSNSIIRYKFKANKICKPDNEYHIYNDDGQQIITDHIVIACYPVDLLQTLPQTNVRQQKLLEKIYEMKIGSSAWRFYYRIPQKLFNNEYIYHYNEYRSPCLDGKTPNFIISTMDKSKGQINLMATVVCRYISEDQIQNIILPHLHAEIKSLLLVEDKNIELAVSIGRSNREVVTSNKNGSVFGWVRDAKGNLISNMIKSIPTVWEGVYVVGHWSSTFGIYGSILTVIDTLDKIDKKREC, from the coding sequence ATGAATAAGTTCGATATTACTGTAGTTGGTGGGGGAATATCCGGTCTATTAATATCATGTTTATTAGTTGCACGTGGGTATCATGTGTGTTTGCTAGAATCAGGATCAAGGCTAGGAGGATATCTACAAAACATAACCAAAGATCAGATTCCTTATGGTGCTCATCATATAGCTATCCCAGATAGGGGGTTTATTGATCAATTATTCCAACATATAAATATCAAAATCTCTTCAGAACTAATTCCAGCTGATGACATAACCATCTTTCATAATGGCAAGAGATATGATCTGTCATTTAAATTAGATGACCTTAGGAAACAGTTAACGCTTTACTTTCCAAATGAAGAGGTTCAAATCAATAAATTTATTAATTATGTAAGATCTTTCGCACAAGCTTTAGCTGCGGACAATAAAGAAGATATAAAATCGATTTTTATGGATACAGTGTTTAAATCATTTGAACAATTTTTAAAAACCTATTTTCAGGACACTAAACTTATAGGTGTGTTATCGGCTATTGGACCTTCCTATGCAGATGTATATCTTGAAGACTCTGCATTTAGTTACCTCTCATTATTTGCAACTTATGGTGGAGGAACATATTATTTCAAAGACTATGGAGAATCGCTTATTAAGTCGTTAAGGGAATACATGGATAATTCTAACAGTATAATTAGATATAAATTTAAAGCTAATAAGATATGCAAACCTGACAATGAATATCATATTTATAATGATGATGGGCAGCAAATTATAACTGATCACATTGTCATTGCTTGTTATCCGGTTGATCTCCTACAGACATTGCCACAAACAAATGTACGACAACAAAAATTACTGGAGAAAATATACGAAATGAAAATTGGATCATCTGCATGGAGATTTTATTATAGAATTCCTCAAAAACTTTTTAATAACGAATACATTTATCACTATAATGAGTATCGTTCACCATGTTTAGATGGTAAAACACCAAATTTTATCATTAGTACAATGGATAAATCTAAAGGGCAGATCAATCTCATGGCAACGGTTGTTTGTCGATATATTTCCGAAGATCAAATACAAAATATTATATTGCCTCATCTCCATGCTGAAATCAAGTCTTTACTGCTTGTGGAAGACAAAAATATAGAACTAGCTGTATCGATTGGTAGATCAAATAGAGAAGTGGTTACATCCAATAAAAACGGCTCTGTTTTTGGGTGGGTTCGTGATGCTAAAGGGAATCTAATCTCTAATATGATTAAAAGTATTCCTACGGTATGGGAAGGCGTCTATGTCGTCGGTCATTGGTCGTCTACATTTGGAATTTACGGATCGATACTTACTGTCATCGATACGTTAGATAAGATTGATAAAAAGAGGGAGTGTTAA